From one Anabas testudineus chromosome 18, fAnaTes1.2, whole genome shotgun sequence genomic stretch:
- the LOC113157150 gene encoding uncharacterized protein LOC113157150: MNFILIRALILCSISWISVSVSHNVKVQSGLNVTLLCSNISEEETVTTWFRLVNSTNATCIALMTRSYTKPEYCDGFQNGRFKMETNISTVFLKIKQVDLSDSGLYFCGFFRSGRTIYNVIHLTVEGSDEFQDDEDRKSETECETTNLMSLILGALTVLLVLVVIGLAVTVRKLHSAANDKHSPQQQENLGSDDLNYAAVNFHQKERRRQIEPNVVYSATR; the protein is encoded by the exons ATGAACTTCATCTTGATAAGAGCTTTAATTCTCTGCAGCATCA GCTGGATCTCTGTCTCAGTTTCCCACAATGTGAAGGTTCAGTCTGGTCTCAATGTCACACTGCTGTGCTCCAACATTTCTGAAGAAGAGACTGTGACAACATGGTTCAGACTGGTCAACAGCACCAACGCCACCTGTATCGCTCTTATGACCAGATCTTACACCAAACCTGAATACTGTGATGGATTTCAAAATGGACGTTTTAAAATGGAAACCAACATCTCTACTGTCTTTCTCAAAATCAAACAAGTGGATTTATCTGACTCTGGACTCTATTTCTGTGGGTTTTTCAGATCTGGACGCACGATTTACAATGTGATACATTTAACTGTTGAAG GCAGTGATGAATTCCAGGATGATGAAGACAGAAAGTCTGAAA cagAGTGTGAAACAACAAATCTGATGAGTTTGATCCTCGGTGCTCTGactgttttgcttgttttggtCGTCATTGGTCTGGCTGTTACAGTCAGGAAACTTCACTCAG ctgcaaatgacaaacacagtCCACAACAGCAGGAG AACCTGGGCTCCGATGATCTGAACTACGCAGCAGTGAATTTCCATCAAAAAGAAAGACGAAGACAAATTGAGCCAAATGTTGTGTATTCTGCTACTAGATAG
- the LOC113157820 gene encoding uncharacterized protein LOC113157820 encodes MNFILIRALILCSFSWISVSVSHNVKVQSGLNVTLLCSNISEEDTVTTWFRVVNSTKASCIALMTRSYTKPEYCDGFQNGRFKMETNISTVFLKIKQVDLSDSGLYFCGFFRSGRTIYNVIHLTVEGSDEFQDDEDRKSETECETTNLMSLILGALTVFLVLVVIGLAVTVKDQKPPQHENLDCDELKPAALSLYSTTLRSRRQVETRVIYAAQQVDSEWN; translated from the exons ATGAACTTCATCTTGATAAGAGCTTTAATTCTCTGCAGCTTCA GCTGGATCTCTGTCTCAGTTTCCCACAATGTGAAGGTTCAGTCTGGTCTCAATGTCACACTGCTGTGCTCCAACATTTCTGAAGAAGACACTGTGACAACCTGGTTCAGAGTGGTCAACAGCACCAAGGCCAGCTGTATTGCTCTTATGACCAGATCTTACACCAAACCTGAATACTGTGATGGATTTCAAAATGGACGTTTTAAAATGGAAACCAACATCTCTACTGTCTTTCTCAAAATCAAACAAGTGGATTTATCTGACTCTGGACTCTATTTCTGTGGGTTTTTCAGATCTGGACGCACGATTTACAATGTGATACATTTAACTGTTGAAG GCAGTGATGAATTCCAGGATGATGAAGACAGAAAGTCTGAAA cagaGTGTGAAACAACAAATCTGATGAGTTTGATCCTCGGTGCTCTGActgttttccttgttttggTCGTCATTGGTCTGGCTGTTACAGTCAAAGATCAGAAACCACCACAGCATGAG AATCTGGACTGTGATGAGCTAAAGCCTGCAGCACTGAGTTTGTATTCAACAACATTAAGAAGCAGGAGACAAGTGGAGACTCGTGTTATTTATGCTGCCCAGCAAGTGGACTCAGAGTGGAACTGA